In one Rhopalosiphum padi isolate XX-2018 chromosome 3, ASM2088224v1, whole genome shotgun sequence genomic region, the following are encoded:
- the LOC132924529 gene encoding tetra-peptide repeat homeobox protein 1-like — translation MAHFKACIVGLALIGLCAADTAKTTETKTSNKRSADLSYGLSSLGYGHGVSSYSGLASGYGLSSGLSSGYGLSSGYGAGYASHAVPVKVSQSDQVVPVSVPQPYAVPVTRHVPVSVPHPVPVSVPRAVPVSVPHPVPVTVDRPYPVDVPRSVPVSVPHPVPYPVSRAVPYSVPQPYPVEVQQHVPVSIPTPVIAAAPAYSVGYSGASSYGSLGYSGASSYGSLGYSAPSYGSSYGYSAPSFGSSYGSSYGYSAAPAYGSSYGYSAPAYGSSYGYSAPAYGSSYGSSYGLSSLSSGLSYGHGHSFDEYKK, via the exons ATGGCACATTTCAAG gCATGCATCGTCGGTTTGGCATTGATCGGTCTCTGCGCAGCCGATACAGCCAAGACCACTGAAACCAAAACTAGCAACAAACGAAGCGCCGACTTGTCGTACGGTCTGTCCTCTCTGGGCTACGGTCACGGAGTCTCCTCTTACTCTGGTCTGGCTTCCGGATACGGTTTGTCTTCCGGTCTATCTTCCGGCTACGGTCTATCTTCCGGCTACGGTGCAGGTTACGCTTCCCATGCCGTACCAGTCAAAGTGAGCCAATCCGACCAGGTCGTTCCCGTGTCCGTGCCACAACCGTACGCAGTGCCCGTCACCCGTCACGTGCCAGTGTCCGTGCCCCACCCCGTCCCAGTGTCCGTGCCCAGAGCCGTCCCAGTCAGCGTACCACACCCAGTCCCAGTCACCGTCGACCGCCCATACCCCGTTGATGTACCACGCAGCGTGCCAGTCAGCGTACCACACCCAGTCCCATACCCAGTGAGCCGTGCCGTCCCATACTCCGTCCCACAACCGTACCCAGTCGAAGTCCAACAACACGTTCCAGTCTCCATCCCAACTCCAGTGATCGCCGCTGCACCAGCTTACTCTGTCGGATACTCCGGCGCTTCATCTTACGGATCTTTGGGATACTCCGGTGCTTCATCCTACGGATCTTTGGGATACTCCGCTCCATCCTACGGATCATCTTACGGATACTCCGCTCCGTCATTCGGATCATCCTACGGATCCTCATACGGATACTCCGCCGCTCCAGCCTACGGATCCTCATACGGATACTCCGCTCCAGCCTACGGATCCTCATACGGATACTCCGCTCCAGCCTACGGATCTTCCTACGGATCGTCTTACGGACTCTCGTCCTTGTCGTCCGGTCTGTCTTACGGACACGGTCACTCTTTCGACGAATACaagaaataa